One genomic segment of Deltaproteobacteria bacterium HGW-Deltaproteobacteria-18 includes these proteins:
- a CDS encoding methyl-accepting chemotaxis protein, whose product MKLSIRKKLLLAFTITILTSILIICVVLGLQIRDSSITTFHDSAGKELSQIDRAIGIFVDKALKMTTMIARDALVRQADESLHSYVNETVKKAPKDIDRSPLEDQMAQFFKNIHVSHPEYVEVFIGTKWGGFVSSGESEMPPGYDPRKRPWYTTAMATPDKASISPAYLSTTGEAVISNMFPITSDGGEIIGCTGLDVGLGVLTELIEKSPMGQTGYVILVQDDGTILANPRHENLNFKKMNESDVPALAQLDTIDQGGMDVRMDDKDWFAQVHTIEGLGWKLIGVIEKEEVMTGFNAMLRKMAIMAVILVAIFLTLAAFFANSMARPVINATGMLKDVAEGEGDLTRKLEVTSSDEIGEMARWFNTFLDKLRAIISEVISNGGSLNNASDRLLSISQALTSGANEAARKAESVASATLDLNSRFSSVAAAMEQTTQNTNMVATATEEMAVTITEIASNTEKARTVAGRAMTEADAATAAMSALGDAAMDIGKVTAIITEISDQTNLLALNATIEAARAGEAGRGFAVVANEIKELAKQTATATEEIKERIVEVQGTSKTTEGQIVTISKIIEEINSIIASVAAAIEEQSVATRDIAGNVAQASQGLQEINVNVAQSSAVIKDISDEIADVNSAAESTNQNTAEVARNAEELRRLASNLFSLLGRFRT is encoded by the coding sequence ATGAAGCTGTCCATTCGAAAAAAGCTTCTGTTGGCCTTCACCATCACCATCCTGACCTCGATCCTGATCATCTGTGTCGTATTGGGACTCCAGATTAGGGATTCGTCCATCACCACGTTTCACGATTCGGCTGGCAAGGAATTGTCCCAGATTGACCGGGCCATCGGCATCTTTGTCGACAAGGCGCTGAAGATGACGACCATGATCGCCCGCGACGCTCTGGTGCGCCAAGCCGATGAATCCCTGCACAGCTATGTGAACGAGACCGTGAAGAAAGCGCCCAAGGACATCGACCGCAGTCCACTGGAAGATCAAATGGCGCAGTTTTTCAAAAACATTCACGTCTCGCATCCTGAATACGTCGAAGTATTCATCGGCACCAAATGGGGAGGCTTCGTCTCTTCAGGAGAGAGCGAGATGCCGCCCGGTTACGATCCGCGAAAACGACCTTGGTACACCACGGCCATGGCAACACCTGACAAGGCTTCCATTTCTCCCGCCTACCTGTCGACTACCGGCGAGGCGGTCATCAGCAACATGTTCCCCATCACCTCCGATGGCGGAGAGATCATCGGCTGTACGGGACTGGACGTGGGGCTTGGGGTGCTGACCGAATTGATCGAAAAATCTCCAATGGGCCAGACCGGATACGTGATCCTCGTGCAGGACGACGGGACAATCCTGGCAAATCCCAGGCATGAAAATCTCAATTTCAAGAAAATGAACGAAAGCGACGTCCCGGCCCTGGCACAACTGGACACGATAGACCAGGGAGGAATGGACGTGCGCATGGACGATAAGGACTGGTTTGCCCAGGTGCACACCATCGAGGGCCTGGGCTGGAAGCTCATCGGAGTCATCGAAAAAGAGGAGGTCATGACCGGATTCAACGCCATGCTGCGCAAGATGGCGATCATGGCAGTGATCCTCGTGGCTATATTCCTGACCTTGGCCGCATTCTTCGCCAACTCCATGGCCAGACCCGTCATCAACGCCACCGGCATGCTCAAGGATGTGGCCGAGGGAGAAGGAGACCTGACCCGCAAGCTCGAAGTGACATCAAGCGATGAGATCGGCGAGATGGCCCGCTGGTTCAACACCTTTCTGGACAAGCTGCGTGCCATAATCAGCGAGGTCATTTCAAACGGCGGCAGCCTGAACAACGCTTCGGACCGTCTGCTGTCCATCTCCCAGGCCCTTACCTCCGGCGCGAACGAGGCGGCCCGCAAGGCCGAATCCGTGGCCTCCGCAACCCTGGACCTCAACTCCAGGTTCAGCAGCGTGGCCGCCGCCATGGAGCAGACCACCCAGAACACCAACATGGTAGCCACGGCCACCGAAGAAATGGCCGTAACCATAACCGAGATCGCTTCCAACACCGAGAAGGCCAGAACGGTTGCCGGAAGGGCAATGACCGAAGCCGACGCCGCCACTGCCGCCATGAGCGCACTGGGTGATGCGGCCATGGATATCGGCAAGGTTACCGCGATCATCACCGAGATTTCGGATCAGACCAACCTGCTGGCCCTTAATGCCACCATCGAGGCCGCAAGGGCTGGAGAGGCTGGCCGCGGATTCGCGGTTGTCGCCAACGAAATCAAGGAACTGGCCAAGCAAACCGCCACGGCCACCGAAGAAATCAAGGAGCGTATCGTCGAGGTACAAGGAACCTCCAAGACGACCGAAGGCCAGATTGTCACCATTTCCAAGATCATCGAGGAAATCAACAGCATCATCGCCAGCGTGGCGGCCGCCATTGAAGAGCAGTCCGTGGCCACGCGCGACATCGCCGGCAACGTGGCCCAGGCTTCGCAGGGGTTGCAGGAAATCAACGTGAACGTTGCCCAGAGTTCGGCGGTCATCAAGGATATTTCGGACGAAATCGCAGACGTGAACAGCGCGGCAGAAAGCACCAACCAGAACACGGCGGAAGTGGCCCGTAACGCTGAAGAACTTCGCCGGCTGGCCTCCAATCTCTTCAGTCTTCTCGGACGGTTCCGGACTTGA
- a CDS encoding transporter, with protein MQTLKSWVMAWCLVLLTAQFSFAAGFGIYEWSARGNALGGATVGRADDPSALASNPAGITQLDGLQVLGGFTAIHPVLDVRTNDNWTSSDEDSLWIPPHFYATWKVNDRYTIGLGTFSRFGLGSVFDEDWSGRYNSYEAIIESMSINPNVALKFSDKFSAAFGVDATYLNFSLKKKLNLAMINPAFSEGDAHLEADGMGYGFNMALHYKPCQYAKVGLSYRSPVTMKVTGEADFSDINPALTGGGFFKDTSVSGTVQLPDSFAFGIALYPVEKLSVEVGAVYTMWSKYNELTIDYGDPVITADGVTTQTTSPKNWDDVWRFNIGVEYAALDWLDLRAGYVYDQSPVQDETIDYLVPANDRHLLNGGLGFHWDNWVVDVNYTYLMIMDRDIDARLADGVLEGEIDNADAHMVGLSVGYKF; from the coding sequence ATGCAAACTTTGAAATCGTGGGTCATGGCTTGGTGTCTGGTGCTGCTAACAGCGCAATTCAGCTTTGCGGCGGGATTCGGCATTTATGAATGGAGCGCTCGCGGCAACGCCCTGGGCGGTGCCACGGTAGGCCGGGCAGATGATCCATCAGCCCTTGCTTCAAACCCTGCCGGTATAACCCAGCTTGACGGACTGCAGGTTCTGGGTGGGTTTACGGCCATTCATCCGGTGCTTGATGTCAGGACCAATGACAATTGGACCTCTTCAGATGAGGATTCACTCTGGATTCCTCCGCATTTTTATGCAACCTGGAAGGTCAATGACCGATATACCATCGGATTGGGCACTTTTTCCCGGTTTGGCTTGGGTTCGGTCTTCGATGAGGATTGGTCTGGGCGTTACAACTCTTATGAAGCCATCATCGAATCCATGTCCATCAATCCGAACGTAGCACTGAAATTTTCGGACAAATTTTCCGCCGCCTTTGGCGTGGACGCCACGTATTTGAATTTTTCTTTGAAAAAGAAGTTAAATTTGGCAATGATCAATCCAGCTTTTTCAGAAGGTGATGCTCATCTGGAAGCAGACGGGATGGGATATGGATTCAACATGGCCTTGCACTACAAGCCTTGTCAATACGCTAAAGTTGGTCTTTCCTATAGAAGCCCCGTGACAATGAAGGTTACAGGCGAAGCAGATTTTTCAGATATAAATCCCGCTCTCACTGGTGGCGGTTTTTTCAAAGATACTTCTGTTAGCGGTACTGTGCAGTTGCCAGATTCATTTGCATTTGGAATTGCTCTATATCCTGTAGAAAAATTGAGCGTTGAAGTTGGCGCCGTATACACAATGTGGAGCAAATATAATGAACTGACCATCGACTATGGTGATCCTGTCATCACTGCAGATGGCGTGACCACTCAGACTACGTCGCCTAAGAATTGGGACGATGTGTGGCGTTTCAACATTGGCGTGGAATACGCCGCTTTGGATTGGCTCGATCTGCGTGCTGGTTACGTTTACGACCAGTCACCCGTACAGGACGAAACCATCGACTACCTTGTCCCAGCCAACGATCGCCATCTGCTCAACGGTGGTCTTGGTTTTCATTGGGACAACTGGGTTGTGGACGTGAACTACACCTATCTGATGATCATGGATCGCGACATTGATGCCAGACTCGCCGATGGCGTGCTTGAAGGTGAAATCGACAATGCCGACGCACACATGGTCGGTCTGTCCGTTGGTTACAAGTTCTAG
- a CDS encoding TetR/AcrR family transcriptional regulator: MVDWSKVAGYKTEKNRGKRQVAIGNKERILKTAKRLFGELGYAETTYKRIAQEASIADGLIAHHYGSKENLFQLVEIDILTNLLIKIDESQYYASDGLSGVLNFAKCILKASTEPESGFLTLLRCSPFLANTVDADNSEILVVCSRVVDKMLECLRKGIEDGSIRADLEPNLAASVIFSTVFGSTRARLLAKENILGLNFSADFYPEILRIITRYLEPIDKTLAQGYESSSSSELP, encoded by the coding sequence ATAGTGGACTGGTCAAAAGTGGCTGGTTACAAGACAGAAAAAAACAGGGGGAAAAGGCAAGTGGCCATAGGCAACAAAGAACGCATTCTGAAAACGGCCAAACGGCTTTTTGGGGAACTCGGGTACGCGGAAACGACCTACAAGCGCATTGCCCAAGAGGCGAGCATTGCCGACGGGCTCATCGCCCATCACTACGGGAGCAAGGAGAACCTGTTCCAGTTGGTGGAGATAGACATTCTGACGAACCTGCTGATCAAGATCGACGAGAGCCAGTACTATGCGTCCGACGGTCTGAGCGGCGTACTCAATTTTGCCAAATGCATCCTGAAGGCATCCACTGAACCCGAATCAGGATTCCTGACCCTGCTGCGCTGCTCCCCGTTTCTGGCCAATACCGTCGACGCGGACAATTCAGAAATCCTGGTTGTCTGCTCAAGAGTGGTGGACAAGATGCTTGAGTGTCTGCGCAAAGGCATCGAAGACGGCTCCATCCGCGCGGACCTGGAGCCCAATCTGGCCGCCAGCGTCATCTTCTCCACGGTCTTCGGCTCGACCCGCGCTCGCCTGCTGGCCAAGGAAAACATCCTGGGGCTTAATTTTTCAGCCGATTTTTATCCTGAAATCCTTCGGATTATCACCAGATATCTGGAGCCCATCGATAAGACCCTGGCACAAGGCTACGAATCATCGTCATCATCCGAGCTACCCTGA
- a CDS encoding LPS export ABC transporter permease LptG → MNLLTRYILRQNLFLLLLVCGIGLGIYVFIDLFDRLDDFLEAGVGFSSIGAYFLYRTPFILAQIFPAVFLIALMVQMGLMLRSRELLALEACSVSPGAVAKSVIWYALALCVVQLLFSEALGVSGHRAADRIWNEEVRNRQIEKRQLSDIWFREGNRIVHMGEVTPAAGQGSRLTVHVLEDDDAGSIEEILQARTFKSTAAGWLLTDVTRTFPASFEVQKTAQMELDLRTDLGSFLIVDPKTRLESLPLWQLGAEIRRLQDSGSNIERLQTAWHMKLAYAASVLVMALIALAVVSLFGSLFVIIPIGLVATFCYYGLFVLCASAGEKGLVPPMLAAWAANVFFTAVAGGWMLRGRSFHLG, encoded by the coding sequence ATGAATTTGCTGACACGTTATATTCTGCGGCAAAATCTTTTTCTTTTGCTTCTCGTCTGCGGCATCGGCCTTGGAATTTATGTCTTCATCGATCTGTTCGACCGGCTGGATGATTTTCTGGAGGCGGGCGTGGGGTTTTCTTCCATCGGCGCCTATTTTCTCTACCGCACGCCCTTTATCCTGGCCCAGATTTTTCCGGCGGTATTCCTGATCGCACTCATGGTGCAGATGGGCCTCATGCTGCGCAGCCGCGAGTTGCTGGCCCTGGAGGCCTGCTCCGTGTCGCCGGGGGCGGTGGCCAAGTCCGTGATCTGGTACGCCCTTGCCCTTTGCGTGGTGCAGCTCCTGTTTTCCGAAGCGCTTGGCGTGAGCGGTCACAGGGCGGCGGATCGGATCTGGAACGAGGAGGTGCGCAACCGACAGATTGAAAAACGGCAGCTTTCTGACATCTGGTTCCGTGAAGGCAACCGCATCGTGCACATGGGTGAGGTGACCCCGGCCGCTGGGCAGGGTTCAAGGCTGACGGTGCATGTCCTGGAAGATGACGACGCCGGGAGCATAGAAGAGATACTGCAGGCCCGGACCTTCAAATCGACTGCCGCCGGTTGGCTTCTGACAGACGTGACGCGTACTTTTCCCGCCTCCTTTGAGGTGCAAAAAACGGCGCAGATGGAGCTTGATCTGCGCACCGACCTGGGCAGCTTTCTGATCGTCGACCCCAAGACCCGGCTCGAGTCGTTGCCGCTTTGGCAACTGGGCGCCGAAATAAGACGGCTGCAGGATTCCGGATCGAATATCGAGCGATTACAGACCGCCTGGCACATGAAGCTGGCCTATGCCGCCTCGGTTCTGGTCATGGCGCTCATCGCCCTGGCCGTGGTGTCCCTTTTCGGGTCGCTTTTCGTCATCATCCCCATCGGGCTGGTGGCCACATTCTGTTATTACGGATTGTTCGTGCTATGCGCCTCAGCCGGGGAAAAAGGCCTTGTGCCACCGATGCTGGCAGCCTGGGCGGCCAATGTTTTTTTTACGGCCGTCGCAGGCGGATGGATGTTGCGCGGCCGGTCTTTTCATCTGGGTTGA
- the lptF gene encoding LPS export ABC transporter permease LptF has translation MIRVPLLQRELFKEMGIIASICLGGFLCLILLGRLLQLRDLFMAQGVTFFDLVKLFTYLSPFFLIMLIPVSCMLGLFLTFLRMGADRELISLRAGGVSIWPLLPAPMLLCLLCSALTVWISLSGISWGMDNFRQTVVELARHKTSVNVQPGVFNTSFPGLTVYARQADPGSGALLDVFVLDSSRSKARATIVAPVGQIDSDPELGQVFVRLEDGHVYREEGGELSVISFESYILSLDMTRLLGGFELKDKAPKEMSWKDLQALKDAGFQDTSVNFQRRVEIELHKRFSLPAACIVLGFFALPLAFFFQGMKRQYGLIVCLGAFFLYYVLLSGGMSLAESGVLVPALALWLPNIVFMLAAAVGMWLVATEREVNFRAFRFWLLRILGMKGADA, from the coding sequence GTGATTCGAGTGCCTCTCCTGCAACGGGAGCTTTTCAAGGAGATGGGGATCATTGCCTCCATCTGTCTGGGAGGCTTTTTGTGTCTCATCCTGCTTGGTCGCCTCCTGCAGCTGCGGGATCTGTTCATGGCTCAGGGCGTGACTTTTTTTGATCTGGTCAAGCTCTTTACCTACCTGAGCCCTTTTTTTCTGATCATGCTCATTCCGGTTTCGTGCATGCTCGGTCTTTTTTTGACTTTTCTGCGGATGGGGGCTGACCGGGAGCTCATTTCACTGCGCGCCGGAGGGGTCAGCATCTGGCCTCTTTTGCCCGCGCCCATGCTCCTGTGCCTGCTGTGTTCCGCGCTGACGGTGTGGATTTCCCTCTCGGGCATATCCTGGGGCATGGACAATTTCCGGCAGACGGTCGTGGAACTGGCCCGGCACAAGACTTCCGTCAACGTGCAGCCCGGAGTCTTCAATACCTCCTTTCCCGGCCTGACCGTCTATGCCCGCCAGGCCGACCCGGGCAGCGGCGCATTGCTTGACGTCTTCGTTCTCGACAGCTCAAGATCAAAGGCCCGCGCGACGATTGTCGCCCCCGTGGGGCAGATCGATTCCGACCCGGAACTCGGTCAGGTCTTCGTGCGCCTGGAGGACGGGCATGTCTACCGTGAGGAGGGCGGGGAGCTGAGCGTCATCAGCTTTGAAAGCTACATCCTTTCCTTGGACATGACGCGACTTTTGGGAGGTTTCGAACTCAAGGACAAGGCCCCCAAGGAGATGTCCTGGAAGGATCTGCAGGCGTTGAAGGACGCCGGATTCCAGGACACGAGTGTCAATTTTCAGCGTCGGGTGGAGATTGAACTGCACAAGCGCTTTTCCCTCCCCGCAGCCTGCATCGTGCTCGGATTTTTTGCACTGCCGCTGGCATTTTTCTTTCAGGGCATGAAACGTCAGTACGGGCTCATCGTCTGTCTGGGGGCTTTTTTTCTCTATTATGTGCTTTTGTCCGGGGGCATGTCCCTGGCTGAAAGCGGGGTATTGGTTCCGGCCCTGGCCTTGTGGTTGCCCAATATCGTTTTCATGCTGGCTGCGGCGGTAGGCATGTGGCTGGTCGCGACGGAGAGGGAGGTCAATTTCAGGGCGTTCCGGTTCTGGTTGCTGAGAATCCTGGGCATGAAGGGGGCTGACGCATGA
- a CDS encoding DNA internalization-related competence protein ComEC/Rec2, translated as MRTTHETRFASLAGQEVQQTRIQKPIPPLPWQLWVLGYLGGILAWAHVLPVAIASALTALAFARRGRTLVLMATFFCLGLLAGAPAAEHDTAVVWNAPVRIHGVVDEVRTHPGRRVSVFVRDVAAVDMNATLPGRLLWTWTDPPLVPQIGREFTADLRIRELRSRVNFGLSSSEEYWMRMDVRYRAYSRGAAPVIWGEGRTSLRSRLLDLACTLVPDTQGGAAVRALLFGDRLLLGTAFMDRIRRAGLSHSLALSGLHLALVASFGLGAARVLSRVCPTLLLFLPRRKLAALLALPPVVAYLWLGDFPPSLLRAFVMLAAVVLHLFIGARSHPQDALFAAMAVLAIADPAAVHDLSLQLSVLAVAGLVLFMPAAAALLAPLRERSAFWRSFHWLLTPLAVTCCANLFILPAQVLYFSEVTAHLWLNLLWLPVLSLAVLPLSFLGVAAAPWCSFLAEKFFFAAAWGVDVLDRCLVFLDGAGNLAVTPVLRPSGMQVVGYGVALVAGSVLLDAARPRAKAFLFLGVGLTLLAVPSLWQEGGQLRDEVEMTVLDTGMSQAILVRGRTGRTVLVDGGGGWSADYDPGRAVVGPALSWMHPPQVDAVLLSHVHADHLRGLFYILEAFDVGWFGWSGLVDSSNDSGRLVARLDQNPWPVRMLRAGDNVVIEPDLHLEVLHPAFTETGSSDNDTSLVLRLVWKGRGLALLPGDLEKRALEQLTSQGRALSAEVLVLPHHGSKSSLHPRFYAEVGANLAVAACGPGNRFGFPHPSVVRACRRAGLEVLTTADHGALRFRWRGEEAVRVESARFGAFRGN; from the coding sequence CTGCGTACGACACATGAAACGCGATTTGCTAGCCTTGCTGGTCAGGAGGTTCAGCAAACGCGCATTCAAAAACCCATCCCCCCTCTTCCCTGGCAGCTCTGGGTACTGGGCTATCTCGGCGGAATTCTTGCCTGGGCCCATGTCCTGCCAGTCGCGATCGCCAGCGCATTGACCGCGCTGGCATTTGCCCGTCGCGGTCGAACCCTTGTGCTCATGGCGACATTCTTCTGCCTGGGGTTGCTTGCGGGTGCGCCCGCTGCAGAGCATGATACGGCGGTGGTATGGAACGCCCCGGTGCGGATACATGGTGTCGTGGATGAGGTGCGCACGCATCCGGGGCGCAGGGTCAGTGTTTTCGTCCGCGATGTGGCGGCGGTGGACATGAATGCGACCCTGCCGGGTCGACTGCTCTGGACCTGGACGGATCCTCCCCTCGTGCCGCAGATCGGCCGGGAATTCACGGCCGATCTGCGCATTCGTGAATTGCGCTCAAGGGTCAATTTCGGCCTTTCCTCCAGCGAGGAATACTGGATGCGCATGGATGTTCGTTACCGGGCGTATTCGCGTGGCGCTGCTCCTGTAATCTGGGGTGAAGGGCGGACCAGTCTTAGAAGCCGCTTGCTGGATCTGGCCTGCACGCTGGTGCCGGACACGCAGGGCGGCGCGGCGGTCAGGGCGCTTCTCTTCGGGGACAGACTGCTGCTTGGGACCGCCTTCATGGACCGCATCCGTCGGGCCGGGCTGTCCCACAGCCTGGCTCTGTCAGGGCTGCATCTGGCTCTGGTCGCAAGCTTTGGCCTGGGCGCGGCCAGGGTTTTGAGTCGGGTCTGCCCCACGCTGCTCCTGTTCCTCCCGCGCCGAAAACTGGCCGCGCTTCTGGCTTTGCCGCCGGTTGTCGCCTATCTGTGGCTCGGCGATTTTCCCCCCTCACTTTTGCGTGCTTTCGTCATGCTTGCCGCCGTGGTCCTGCATCTCTTCATCGGAGCCAGGTCGCATCCACAGGACGCACTCTTTGCCGCCATGGCCGTGCTGGCCATTGCCGATCCCGCAGCGGTCCACGATCTGAGCTTGCAGCTCTCCGTGCTGGCCGTCGCCGGTCTCGTCCTTTTCATGCCCGCGGCGGCGGCCCTGCTTGCTCCCTTACGTGAGCGAAGCGCCTTCTGGCGAAGCTTTCATTGGCTGTTGACACCCTTGGCGGTGACATGCTGCGCCAATCTTTTCATCCTGCCTGCGCAGGTTCTGTATTTCTCCGAAGTCACGGCGCATCTGTGGCTCAATCTCCTGTGGCTGCCGGTGCTCAGTCTGGCAGTGCTGCCCCTGTCTTTTCTGGGGGTTGCGGCGGCACCATGGTGTTCGTTTCTGGCCGAAAAATTCTTTTTCGCGGCGGCCTGGGGAGTGGACGTTCTGGATCGCTGCCTGGTGTTTCTCGATGGGGCTGGCAACCTTGCGGTAACGCCGGTGCTGCGCCCTTCGGGAATGCAGGTGGTCGGGTACGGAGTCGCGCTGGTGGCGGGGAGCGTGCTTCTGGACGCTGCACGGCCCCGGGCAAAGGCGTTTCTGTTTCTGGGAGTTGGGCTGACGTTGCTGGCCGTTCCGTCATTGTGGCAGGAGGGTGGGCAACTGCGTGACGAGGTTGAAATGACGGTGCTTGATACAGGGATGAGTCAGGCGATCCTTGTACGCGGCAGGACTGGAAGGACAGTCCTCGTGGATGGCGGGGGAGGGTGGAGCGCCGACTATGATCCGGGGCGTGCGGTGGTTGGGCCGGCGCTGAGCTGGATGCATCCTCCACAGGTGGACGCGGTGCTTTTGTCCCATGTCCATGCTGATCACCTGCGGGGGCTTTTCTACATTCTCGAGGCTTTTGATGTGGGCTGGTTCGGATGGAGCGGGCTTGTGGACAGCTCAAATGATTCGGGGCGGCTGGTGGCCAGGCTGGATCAGAATCCATGGCCGGTGCGAATGCTGCGTGCCGGAGACAATGTTGTCATAGAGCCCGACCTGCATCTTGAAGTGCTGCATCCTGCCTTCACGGAGACCGGCAGTTCCGACAACGACACTTCGCTGGTGCTGCGTCTGGTCTGGAAGGGGCGCGGGCTGGCCCTACTGCCTGGCGATCTGGAAAAACGCGCCCTTGAGCAGCTTACAAGCCAGGGGCGGGCGCTTTCGGCCGAGGTCCTGGTGCTTCCCCATCACGGCTCCAAATCGAGCCTGCACCCGCGTTTTTATGCCGAGGTTGGGGCGAATTTGGCCGTGGCTGCCTGCGGACCGGGCAACCGTTTCGGTTTTCCTCACCCTTCCGTAGTGCGGGCCTGCAGGCGGGCGGGCCTTGAGGTATTGACCACTGCCGATCACGGCGCGCTCAGATTCCGCTGGCGAGGGGAAGAGGCGGTGCGTGTCGAAAGCGCACGCTTCGGGGCGTTTCGCGGGAATTGA
- a CDS encoding two-component system response regulator, translating to MEEFSVLLVDDEEDFLRTIIKRLAKRGLKVQGASRGEQALAMLAEEPRDVVVLDVKMPGMDGLEVLRRIKADWPSTEVIMLTGHASIDAAMEGMNRGAFDYLMKPADLEDLLYKLEDAYRKKSINDSRQAASTTNSDPA from the coding sequence ATGGAAGAGTTTTCAGTACTGCTTGTGGACGATGAGGAAGACTTCCTGCGCACGATCATCAAAAGACTGGCCAAGCGCGGCCTGAAGGTCCAGGGGGCGTCCCGGGGCGAGCAGGCGCTGGCCATGCTCGCCGAGGAACCACGCGACGTGGTTGTGCTCGATGTGAAGATGCCGGGCATGGACGGGCTGGAAGTGCTGAGAAGAATCAAGGCAGACTGGCCCAGCACCGAGGTCATCATGCTCACCGGTCACGCCAGCATCGACGCGGCCATGGAAGGGATGAACCGTGGAGCCTTCGACTATCTGATGAAGCCTGCCGATCTGGAAGACCTGCTCTACAAGCTTGAAGACGCGTATCGCAAAAAGAGCATCAACGACAGCCGTCAGGCCGCATCCACCACAAACAGCGATCCGGCCTAG